Genomic segment of Nocardiopsis mwathae:
CTACGTCGACTTCTACTGCTCGCTGGAGCACGCCTCCAACGTCGGCCGGATCTTCCGGCCCGACGAGGCGCCGCTCAAGCCCAACTGGAAGCACCTTCCGGTCGGGTACCACGGCAGGTCCGGGACGGTGGTGAAGTCGGGGACCGACATCGTGCGGCCCACCGGGCAGCTCAAGCCCAGGGGCGCCGAGGAGCCGCTGTTCGGGCCGAGCGCGCGCCTGGACATCGAGGCCGAGCTGGGCTTCGTCGTGGGGACGCCGACCCCGCTGGGGCGCAGCGTGCCGGTCGGCGACTTCGCCGAGCACGTGTTCGGCGCGGTGCTGGTCAACGACTGGAGTGCCCGCGACATCCAGGCCTGGGAGTACGTCCCCCTGGGCCCGTTCCTCGGCAAGTCGTTCGCCACGTCGGTGGCCCCCTGGGTGGTGCCGCTGGAAGCCCTGGGGGCGGCCCGCTTCGCCGGGCGTGCCCAGGACCCCGAGCCGCTGCCCTACCTCAAGCGGGTCGCGGACTGGGGGCTCGACCTCGCTTTCGAGGTGGAGCTGAACGGCGAGGTCGTCTCGCGGCCGCCCTACGCGGCGATGTACTGGACGCCGGACCAGATGCTGGCCCACCTGACCTGCAACGGCGCCTCACTGCGCACCGGCGACCTGTACGCGTCGGGCACGGTCTCCGGTGCGGAGCGCGGCCAGCGGGGCTCCCTGCTGGAGCTCAGCTGGGGCGGCGGTGAACCGCTGGCCTTCGCGGACGGGTCCACCCGCACCTTCCTGGAGGACGGGGACACGGTCCGGATCTCGGCGACCGCCCCCGGCATGGGCGGCGGCTCCATCTCGCTGGGCGAGGTCACCGGAACGGTGCGGTCGGCCGGACGGTAGCGGAGAAGCGAAGAGGCAGAGGGGGACCGCTGAGGCGGTCCCCCTGTGTACCGCTGGGCACCAATGGTCATTCCTCTTCGCCGACGGTGATCTGGTTGCCGAGGCTGATCGACATGCCCGGCAGGGTCCACGGCATGGTGCTGATCGCGGCCAGTCCGCGCTTCTTCTTTTTCTTCACCTTCGTCTGCGTCTGCGGCGCGTGGTCGGCGTCGTCCATGAAGAAGTGGTCGCTGTCGAAATCGCCGTGGTCGACGATGAAGTCGGCGTCGTCCGTCTCCACGATGAGGGTGCCCTCAAGGGCCCAGTCGAGCGTCTCCCAGATCGCGTCGATAAGGCTGTCGAGGCGGTCACCGTCGGAGTCGGAGTCGGAGCGCCGCTCCTGGAACTGCTCGGCGCAGGCGGCGACGGCCGCGGTGCGGGCCGACTCGGTCGCCCCCTTCCAGGCGTCGGCGAAGGCCGCCCGGTCGGCGGTGCCGCGCTCGTCCTGGTCGGGGCCGAGGAACTCGTCGACCAGGCAGGTCAGCACCTTGTCCGCGGTGAGGCCGGGCGGCAGCGGCGGAATGGTGTCCGGAGCGTCGGGGAGCGGCATCCCCGGCTTGGACTCGGTGGCCTGACCCTGACCACCGGGCTGCTCAGCCGCGGGACCCTGCGACGGCTTGGGCAGCTTCGGTGCTTTGGGCGTCGTGGGCGATCCGGAGGCCTCGGGGAGCTCCGGAGCGCCGGACGCCTGGCCGGCCGGCTCCTGGGGTTGACCGGACGCGGAGGACTCGGGCGACTGTTCGGCCGCGCCGCCGAGGCCCGGCGGCGCGGCACCCTGTTCGCCGGAGGGTGCCTCCAGCGTGGGTCTGCTGCCGGACAGCTTCTGCTTCTTCACGGCGGAACCGAGCTTCATCAGCTCCGCGCGGTCCCACTTCGACGGCCGCAGGTAGGTGATGACGCCGACGCCGGGCTCCTCGATCCAGAAAAGGTCGCCCGTTTTCGCCGACAGGTAGGCCTCCCGGCCGTTATTGTCGACTTTCTCCAGCACGTCGTCGCGGAGGTGCCCGTACTCGTCCTTCCTCAGGTCGTCGAGCGTCTTCAGGGATCCCTTGCGGACGACACCGACCTTGCCGTAGAGGGCGTCGACCCCGCGGGTCCAGGCGATGAACGACGAGCGCTCACCCTTCTTCCTGATGGAGGACTTCGCGTGGATCCCGTGCCGCTCCAACCCCGGCGGCAGGTAGGTGATCTCGAATCCGTCGAGCGCGTAGTGCGACGCCTTCTGCTCGATCACCGGCCACGCGAGTCCGGCCGGGTCCTCCTCGGTGGCCGCCACGCCGCCGCCGAGGGCGCCGAAACCGGCCAGGGAGATGCTGGTGGCGCCTGCGAGCGCGATCCACCTCTTGTGGTGCTTGCGCATACTTCGACCTCTCGTTTGACTACGGAGTGTTGCAACTATGGGACACTGAGTGTGTGCAATTGTCGCCACAACCAAAAATCGCACACGACGTGTCCAATTGCTCACAATGAGTGGTACGTGTCGCGAGTTCACCCGCTGGATGCCGATACACCCTGGCGTGTTCCCGGCGGTGGCACCGCGGGCTCGCCTTGCCGACACCCATCGGTAACCACGCGTGAACATGCTGGAGCGGACAGTGAACCGGTACTTGCGGAGGGAATGGCATGATCCGACGGCTCGGAATCGTCAGCGTCGCCACGATGCTGGCGCTGGCCACCGGTGGCGGCAGCGCGGTCGCAGCCGCCGTGCCCGAGACCCTGGAGCGGCAGAGAGCACATCGCCCCGTCCTCGACGTCGCCCACCGGGGCGCATCCGGCTACGCGCCGGAGAACACCCTCGCCGCGATCGACAAGGCCGCCTCGCTCGGCGCCACCACCGTGGAGCTCGACATCCAGCGGACCAAGGACCACAAGCTCGTGGTCATCCACGACACCACCCTGCGGCGGACCACCGACGTGGCCAAGGTCTTCCCGGACCGCGCCCCCTATAACGTCGGCGACTTCACGCTGCGTGAGATCAAGCGGCTCGACGCCGGCTCCTGGTTCGACCGCTCCTTCGCCGGGGAGAAGGTGCCCACGCTGCAGGAGGCGCTCGACCGGCTCCGCCGCCACCGGGTCAACTTCCTGCTGGAGATCAAGGCCCCCGTGCTCTACCCGGGGATCGAGGACCAGATCGCGCAGACCATCAAGAGCAACCCGTACTGGCTGGTGCCCGACGGGCGCGGCGGGTACGAGAAGCTGGTCATCCAGAGCTTCGACCGGGACAGCGCCCGGCGCTCCAAGGAGCGGCTGCGTTCGATCCCGCACGGCATCCTCGGCCGGGTCGCCGAGAACGACCTCGCCCGCTACAGCTCCTGGGCCGACCAGATCAACCCCAACCACACCACCATCGACGCCGCCTACGTGCGCAGGGTGCACGCCGCCGGCATGGAGGTGCACACCTACACCATCAACGAGCCCGGCGACATGCGCCGGGCGATCGCCATGGGCGTCGACGGGATCATCTCCGACTACCCCGACAGGCTGCGCCAGGTCATCCGGGAGCAGCGGTCCGACCGGGGGCCGCAGGAGGAGCCCCGGGAGCGCACGCCTCTGCTGCCCTGACACCGGCGCCCCACCTCCCCGCGGCCCCACCACCCCCGCCGCTCCGTCCGCGGC
This window contains:
- the fahA gene encoding fumarylacetoacetase, which encodes MTTTWVPGADASGFGADNLPYGVFSRGGAEPRVGVRVGDYVLDLAGALGDPEFFAASLNPFMARGSTTWRSVRAKLTGMLTSEEGRPAAEPHLVPLAEAELRMPFEVADYVDFYCSLEHASNVGRIFRPDEAPLKPNWKHLPVGYHGRSGTVVKSGTDIVRPTGQLKPRGAEEPLFGPSARLDIEAELGFVVGTPTPLGRSVPVGDFAEHVFGAVLVNDWSARDIQAWEYVPLGPFLGKSFATSVAPWVVPLEALGAARFAGRAQDPEPLPYLKRVADWGLDLAFEVELNGEVVSRPPYAAMYWTPDQMLAHLTCNGASLRTGDLYASGTVSGAERGQRGSLLELSWGGGEPLAFADGSTRTFLEDGDTVRISATAPGMGGGSISLGEVTGTVRSAGR
- a CDS encoding glycerophosphodiester phosphodiesterase codes for the protein MIRRLGIVSVATMLALATGGGSAVAAAVPETLERQRAHRPVLDVAHRGASGYAPENTLAAIDKAASLGATTVELDIQRTKDHKLVVIHDTTLRRTTDVAKVFPDRAPYNVGDFTLREIKRLDAGSWFDRSFAGEKVPTLQEALDRLRRHRVNFLLEIKAPVLYPGIEDQIAQTIKSNPYWLVPDGRGGYEKLVIQSFDRDSARRSKERLRSIPHGILGRVAENDLARYSSWADQINPNHTTIDAAYVRRVHAAGMEVHTYTINEPGDMRRAIAMGVDGIISDYPDRLRQVIREQRSDRGPQEEPRERTPLLP